A single genomic interval of Mycobacterium sp. DL592 harbors:
- a CDS encoding D-alanine--D-alanine ligase family protein, whose product MTRIRVAVVYGGRSSEHAISCVSAGSILRHLDPQRFEVVAIGITPEGSWVLTDARPETLAISGRQLPEVSGASGAALALTADPLRRGELVSLEPGAGEILTSVDVVFPILHGPYGEDGTIQGLLELAGVPYVGAGVFASAAGMDKEFTKKLLAAGGLPIGDHVVLRPRQAAPTLDDIERLGFPMFVKPSRGGSSIGVSRVMHADELPGAIAEARRHDPKVIIEAAIVGRELECGVLEFPDGSVRASAIGEIRVAGVRGREDGFYDFATKYLDDAAELDVPAKIDDDVAEELQRLAIRAFEALDCQGLARVDFFLTEDGPVVNEINTMPGFTTISMFPRMWGASGVDYPTLVGTMVDTALARGTGLR is encoded by the coding sequence GTGACACGCATCCGCGTCGCCGTCGTCTACGGCGGCCGCAGCTCCGAGCACGCCATCTCGTGCGTGTCAGCGGGCAGTATCCTGCGCCATCTCGACCCGCAGCGTTTCGAGGTGGTGGCCATCGGCATCACGCCCGAAGGCTCCTGGGTGTTGACCGACGCCCGGCCCGAAACCCTGGCGATCAGCGGACGCCAGCTGCCCGAGGTCAGCGGTGCCTCGGGGGCCGCACTGGCGCTGACGGCCGACCCGCTGCGCCGCGGCGAACTGGTCTCACTCGAGCCGGGCGCGGGGGAGATCCTCACCTCGGTCGACGTCGTGTTCCCGATCCTGCACGGCCCCTACGGCGAGGACGGCACCATCCAGGGCTTGCTCGAGCTGGCCGGGGTGCCGTACGTGGGTGCCGGGGTCTTCGCCAGCGCTGCGGGAATGGACAAGGAGTTCACCAAGAAGCTGCTCGCCGCCGGCGGTCTGCCGATCGGCGATCACGTGGTGTTGCGGCCGCGGCAGGCCGCGCCGACTCTGGATGACATTGAGCGCCTTGGCTTCCCGATGTTCGTGAAACCGTCGCGCGGTGGCTCCTCGATCGGTGTGAGCCGGGTGATGCACGCTGACGAGCTGCCGGGGGCGATCGCCGAGGCGCGCAGGCACGACCCCAAGGTGATCATCGAGGCCGCGATCGTGGGTCGCGAACTCGAATGCGGCGTACTGGAATTCCCGGACGGCTCGGTGCGGGCCAGCGCGATCGGAGAGATCCGGGTCGCCGGGGTGCGGGGCCGCGAGGACGGGTTCTACGACTTCGCCACCAAGTACCTCGATGACGCGGCTGAGTTGGACGTACCGGCAAAGATCGACGACGATGTCGCAGAAGAACTGCAGCGCTTGGCAATTCGGGCCTTCGAGGCGCTGGACTGCCAGGGCCTGGCCCGAGTCGACTTCTTCCTCACCGAGGACGGTCCGGTGGTCAACGAGATCAACACGATGCCGGGGTTCACCACGATCTCGATGTTCCCTCGGATGTGGGGCGCCAGCGGCGTCGACTACCCGACGCTGGTCGGCACCATGGTGGATACCGCGCTGGCCCGCGGAACGGGACTTCGCTAG
- the cofC gene encoding 2-phospho-L-lactate guanylyltransferase — MSSGPDVGLIIAVKRLSAAKTRLAPVFADGVREQVVLAMLVDTITAAQGVEAVRSITVVTPDETAAATVRALGADVLPDPTAPGHPDPLNTAVLTAWTAVSSHTPNTVVLQGDLPALKPAELEEALSQARSYERSFVSDRHTSGTAALFAFGVPLDPRFGTQSAQWHRESGAVELTGAWPGLRCDIDTPDDLQQARRLGVGSATIRAIDLNKA; from the coding sequence ATGAGCAGTGGGCCCGATGTCGGACTGATCATCGCGGTCAAGCGGCTCTCGGCAGCCAAGACCCGGTTGGCGCCGGTCTTCGCCGACGGGGTGCGCGAACAGGTGGTGCTGGCGATGCTGGTGGACACGATCACCGCGGCCCAAGGAGTCGAGGCGGTGCGCTCGATCACTGTCGTCACCCCCGATGAGACCGCAGCGGCGACCGTTCGCGCGCTCGGCGCCGATGTTCTGCCCGACCCCACCGCGCCCGGTCATCCTGATCCGCTCAACACCGCCGTGCTGACGGCGTGGACGGCGGTGAGCAGCCACACCCCCAACACCGTTGTGCTGCAGGGTGATCTGCCCGCGCTGAAGCCCGCCGAACTCGAAGAGGCCCTTTCGCAGGCCCGCTCCTATGAGCGCAGCTTCGTCAGCGACCGCCACACGAGCGGAACCGCGGCGCTCTTCGCGTTCGGGGTGCCCCTGGATCCGCGGTTCGGCACCCAGTCGGCCCAGTGGCATCGCGAGTCCGGCGCGGTCGAGCTGACCGGGGCCTGGCCGGGGCTGCGCTGTGACATCGACACCCCCGACGACCTGCAGCAGGCCCGCCGGCTCGGTGTCGGAAGCGCGACGATCCGGGCAATCGACCTGAACAAAGCCTGA
- a CDS encoding NAD(P)H-dependent glycerol-3-phosphate dehydrogenase: protein MTSTVGTAAVMGAGAWGTALAKVLADAGSDVRLWVRRPEVAEEINTKHTNTRYLPGVDLSDRIRATTDPAEALDGLTTVLLGVPSQTLRTNLEHWRDLLADGATLVSLAKGIELDTLMRMSQVIVQVTGVDPGQVAVVSGPNLAAEIADEQPAATVVACTDSGRAVALQRAMSTGYLRPYTNADVIGTEIGGACKNVIALACGMAAGVGLGENTAAAIITRGLAEIMRLGIALGAKPATLAGLAGVGDLVATCTSPRSRNRTFGERLGRGETLDAALRATDGHVAEGVTSCTSILALASSYDVEMPLTDAVQQVCHKGLSVDQAVVLLLGRSTKPE from the coding sequence ATGACGAGCACGGTGGGAACGGCCGCGGTGATGGGCGCCGGCGCATGGGGGACAGCGCTGGCCAAGGTGCTGGCCGACGCGGGCTCGGATGTGCGGCTGTGGGTGCGCCGGCCCGAGGTGGCCGAGGAGATCAACACCAAGCACACCAACACCCGCTATCTGCCCGGTGTCGACCTTTCCGACCGGATCCGCGCGACCACCGATCCGGCTGAGGCGCTCGACGGCCTGACCACCGTTCTGCTCGGGGTCCCGTCGCAAACCCTGCGCACCAACCTCGAACACTGGCGCGACCTGCTGGCCGACGGCGCCACCCTGGTCAGTCTGGCCAAGGGCATCGAACTGGACACGCTGATGCGGATGAGCCAGGTCATCGTTCAGGTCACCGGGGTGGATCCCGGTCAGGTCGCGGTGGTCTCCGGCCCCAACCTGGCTGCCGAGATCGCCGATGAACAGCCCGCAGCCACCGTGGTGGCCTGCACCGACTCCGGGCGCGCCGTCGCGCTGCAGCGGGCGATGAGCACCGGGTATCTGCGGCCCTACACCAACGCCGACGTCATCGGCACCGAGATCGGCGGCGCCTGTAAGAACGTCATCGCGCTGGCCTGCGGGATGGCGGCCGGGGTGGGTCTGGGGGAGAACACCGCCGCGGCCATCATCACCCGCGGGCTTGCCGAGATCATGCGCCTGGGCATCGCGCTGGGCGCCAAACCCGCCACCCTGGCCGGGCTGGCCGGTGTCGGCGACCTGGTGGCCACCTGCACCTCACCGCGGTCGCGCAACCGGACCTTCGGGGAGCGGCTCGGCCGCGGTGAAACACTGGACGCGGCGCTGCGTGCCACCGACGGGCACGTCGCTGAGGGCGTCACCTCCTGCACCTCGATTCTGGCGCTGGCCTCCAGCTACGACGTCGAGATGCCGCTCACCGACGCCGTGCAGCAGGTGTGCCACAAGGGACTTTCGGTCGATCAGGCCGTGGTCCTGCTGCTCGGCCGAAGCACCAAACCGGAGTAG
- a CDS encoding RNA degradosome polyphosphate kinase, translating into MIADVTDTEAEPRSTDDDWQPGETPDAPPAATAAAVDDALPEDRYLNRELSWLDFNARVLALAADTSMPLLERAKFLAIFASNLDEFYMVRVAGLKRRDEMGLSVRSADGLTPREQLRRIGDRTRQISLRHAQVFLESVRPGLAEEGIHIVTWNELSEADRADLSKYFHDQVFPVLTPLAVDPAHPFPFVSGLSLNLAVAVRSPEDGGEHFARVKVPDNVDRFVVLKSADPEDKSVRFLPMEELIAAFLPVLFPGMEIVEQHAFRITRNADMDVEDRDEDLLQALERELARRRFGPPVRLEVADDMTEHMLELLLRELDVHPGDVVEVPGLLDLSALWQVYGVDRPALKDRPFVPATHQAFGERETPKSIFSTLRDGDVLVHHPYHSFSTSVQRFIEQAAADPNVLAIKQTLYRTSGDSPIVNALIEAAAAGKQVVALVELKARFDEQANIKWARALEDAGVHVVYGLIGLKTHCKTCLVVRREGSTIRRYCHIGTGNYNPKTARLYEDVGLLTASPDIGADLTDLFNSLTGYSRKVSYRNLLVAPHGVRRGIVERIDREIEAHRAAGNGRIRLKANALVDEQVIDALYRASQNGVRVEIVVRGICALKPGVEGFSENIVVRSILGQFLEHSRIFHFNAINEFFIGSADMMHRNLDRRVEVLAQVKDPRLTGYLDEIFESAMDPSTRCWELGSDGSWTASPQDGRQVRDHQVWLMELHRQR; encoded by the coding sequence ATGATCGCTGATGTGACCGATACGGAAGCAGAACCGAGATCCACGGACGACGACTGGCAGCCGGGAGAGACACCGGACGCCCCGCCCGCGGCCACCGCGGCGGCGGTGGACGACGCTCTGCCCGAGGACCGCTACCTCAACCGCGAACTGAGCTGGCTGGATTTCAATGCCCGGGTGCTGGCGCTGGCCGCCGACACCTCGATGCCACTGCTGGAGCGCGCGAAGTTCCTGGCGATCTTCGCCTCCAATCTCGACGAGTTCTACATGGTCCGCGTCGCGGGACTCAAGCGACGCGACGAGATGGGCCTGTCGGTCCGCTCGGCCGACGGATTGACACCCCGCGAGCAGTTGCGCCGTATCGGTGACCGCACCCGGCAGATTTCCCTGCGCCACGCCCAGGTTTTCCTGGAATCGGTCCGGCCCGGCCTAGCCGAAGAGGGCATCCACATCGTCACGTGGAATGAACTGAGCGAGGCCGATCGCGCCGATCTATCGAAGTACTTTCACGACCAGGTTTTCCCGGTCCTCACGCCGCTGGCCGTCGATCCGGCGCACCCGTTCCCGTTCGTCAGCGGCCTGAGCCTGAACCTCGCCGTCGCCGTCCGCTCACCCGAGGACGGCGGCGAGCACTTCGCCCGGGTCAAGGTGCCCGACAACGTGGATCGCTTCGTCGTGCTCAAGAGCGCCGATCCGGAGGACAAGTCGGTTCGGTTCCTGCCCATGGAAGAGCTCATCGCGGCGTTCCTTCCGGTGTTGTTCCCGGGCATGGAAATCGTGGAGCAGCACGCCTTCCGGATCACGCGCAACGCCGACATGGATGTCGAGGACCGCGACGAAGACCTGCTGCAGGCTCTGGAGCGGGAACTGGCACGGCGACGGTTCGGGCCGCCGGTGCGGCTCGAGGTCGCCGACGACATGACCGAGCACATGCTCGAATTGCTGCTGCGTGAATTGGACGTCCATCCCGGAGATGTGGTGGAGGTGCCGGGCCTGCTGGATCTTTCGGCGCTGTGGCAGGTCTACGGCGTCGACCGCCCCGCACTCAAGGACCGCCCGTTCGTGCCGGCCACCCACCAGGCCTTCGGTGAGCGCGAAACCCCGAAGAGCATCTTCTCGACACTGCGTGACGGCGACGTGCTGGTGCATCACCCGTACCACTCGTTCTCGACGAGCGTGCAGCGGTTCATCGAGCAGGCCGCCGCGGATCCGAATGTGCTGGCCATCAAGCAGACTCTGTATCGGACCTCCGGTGACTCCCCGATCGTCAACGCCCTGATCGAGGCTGCCGCCGCAGGTAAGCAGGTGGTTGCGCTGGTGGAGCTCAAGGCACGCTTCGACGAGCAGGCCAATATCAAGTGGGCCCGCGCCTTGGAAGATGCTGGCGTGCATGTGGTCTACGGGCTGATCGGGCTCAAGACCCACTGCAAGACCTGCCTGGTGGTCCGCCGCGAAGGCTCGACGATCCGCCGTTACTGCCACATCGGCACCGGCAATTACAACCCGAAGACGGCCCGGCTTTACGAGGACGTCGGCTTGCTGACGGCCTCGCCCGACATCGGGGCCGACCTGACCGACCTGTTCAACTCGCTGACCGGCTACTCGCGCAAGGTGAGCTACCGCAACCTGCTGGTGGCTCCGCACGGTGTTCGGCGGGGCATTGTCGAACGCATCGATCGCGAGATCGAAGCACACCGTGCCGCAGGCAACGGCCGGATCCGCCTGAAGGCCAACGCCCTTGTCGACGAGCAGGTTATCGATGCGCTCTACCGCGCCTCGCAGAACGGCGTGCGGGTCGAGATCGTCGTGCGCGGGATCTGTGCGCTCAAACCGGGTGTCGAGGGTTTCTCCGAGAACATCGTCGTGCGGTCGATTCTCGGCCAGTTCCTGGAACACTCGCGGATTTTCCACTTCAATGCCATCAACGAGTTCTTCATCGGCAGCGCCGACATGATGCACCGCAACCTCGACCGTCGCGTCGAGGTGCTGGCTCAGGTGAAGGATCCACGCCTCACCGGATATCTCGACGAGATCTTCGAGTCGGCGATGGACCCGTCGACCCGATGCTGGGAACTCGGATCCGACGGCAGCTGGACGGCGTCACCACAGGACGGTCGCCAGGTCCGCGACCACCAAGTGTGGCTGATGGAACTCCATCGGCAGCGCTGA
- a CDS encoding cystathionine gamma-lyase has protein sequence MVDGYGDSTRAVKAVGAEAVPGQPVSPGPVPASAFHLSPDEGSEPDTYGRSSNPSWRQLESALAQLEGATAALSFSSGMAAITAALRVVTKPGSVLVVPADGYYQVRRFAAESLAPLGIIVREASAALIYEAAEQADAVLAETPTNPNLDVVDLHRLAGICRRRGARLVVDNTTATPLGQQPLSLGADLVVSSATKALAGHSDLLAGYAAGSQPELMAAVERERLLSGAILGAFEAWLVLRSIGSVGLRFGRQCQNALALAAALRSHPAVRAVRYPGLPEDPSYPAAAAQMRHFGGLVSVELADAQAVHDLVGRSELLVASTSFGGLHTSVDRRARWGDPVSDGFARISAGIEDTDDLVADVLRALDPR, from the coding sequence ATGGTCGACGGTTACGGCGATTCCACACGTGCGGTGAAAGCGGTTGGTGCCGAAGCTGTTCCGGGGCAGCCGGTGAGCCCCGGCCCGGTACCGGCCTCGGCGTTCCACCTGTCGCCCGATGAGGGCAGCGAGCCGGACACCTACGGGCGCAGCTCCAATCCGAGCTGGCGGCAACTCGAGTCGGCTCTCGCCCAACTCGAAGGCGCCACCGCCGCACTGAGCTTCAGTTCCGGGATGGCGGCGATCACCGCTGCGCTGCGAGTGGTGACCAAGCCGGGTTCGGTGCTGGTGGTGCCCGCCGACGGGTACTACCAGGTCCGCCGATTTGCAGCTGAAAGCCTTGCGCCCCTGGGCATTATCGTGCGGGAAGCGTCGGCGGCGTTGATCTACGAGGCGGCCGAGCAGGCGGATGCGGTGCTGGCCGAGACCCCGACCAACCCCAACCTCGACGTGGTCGACCTGCATCGGCTGGCCGGGATCTGTCGCCGGCGAGGCGCGCGGCTGGTGGTCGACAACACCACCGCGACGCCGCTGGGCCAGCAGCCGCTGTCGCTGGGCGCCGACCTCGTGGTGTCCAGCGCCACCAAGGCCCTGGCCGGCCACAGCGATCTGCTGGCCGGCTATGCCGCGGGCAGCCAGCCCGAGCTGATGGCCGCGGTGGAACGCGAGCGCCTGCTCTCCGGCGCCATCCTGGGCGCCTTCGAGGCCTGGCTGGTGCTGCGCAGCATCGGAAGTGTGGGTCTGCGCTTCGGCCGCCAGTGCCAGAACGCGCTGGCCCTGGCCGCCGCGCTGCGCAGCCATCCCGCGGTGCGTGCGGTGCGCTACCCGGGCTTGCCGGAGGACCCGTCGTACCCGGCGGCCGCCGCGCAGATGCGCCACTTCGGTGGGCTGGTGAGCGTGGAGCTCGCCGACGCGCAGGCCGTCCACGACCTGGTGGGCCGCAGCGAGCTGCTGGTGGCCTCGACCAGCTTCGGCGGGCTGCACACCTCGGTGGACCGCCGGGCCCGCTGGGGTGACCCGGTCAGCGACGGTTTCGCCCGGATCTCGGCAGGTATCGAGGACACCGACGACCTGGTGGCCGACGTGCTGCGGGCGCTTGACCCGAGGTGA